AAAGACTGGAGGAATGGAGAATAGGAACTCACCGAATCTTTCTAGCAATGAAATAAACAGCCAGCAGAAGGCAGAGACAGCCAACCAGGATTCCCACTCCCAGACTCAGCATTTCACCTGGGAGAGATAAAGGTGGAAGGTGTCAGCCTAAGACTAACATAGATATTGAGCTTTTCCCTAACTCACTGAGGAGAACCCTACCCTGCACTCCACCCCTCGATACATGGGTAGGCCTGTCTTACCTGTGGTATACAAGGATCCCACTGTAAGGGAAGAAAACTTGGGTCAGTGAGACTAGATCCCCACCCCAGTTGGGAGTAGCACACTGTGCCAGTACTCGGGGTTGGGGCATGGTTCCCAGTCCAAGCAAGTCCTGGAAATCCCTTCCCCTGTtagccttcttttccttcccagggGTTCCCTAGTTCCTGCCATTGAGTCCCCCAGTTTCCCGTCTCCTTTTCTGAACCCTGTACAGTTACCTTGGATGAAAGAAGCAAAGACCGTTCGCTGATTGAGAGGCTGGGGGGCTCGGTAGTTCTGTACCAGGAGCTTAGAGGGCTCCTCTTCCGTGGAGAACAGTGTCTCTTGAAGCTTTTCCAGCTGAGAAGTAGAAGAGTGGGATTAAGGGACAAGTGGCACTCGCTCTCGGGAGTGGGAAAGGGTTTGAGGTTACAGCTATGTCTGCTGTCTCACCTCTCCACCACTCACCTGTCCTATTGAAATCTGGGCCCTTCGACTGAAGACCGTCCAGAGCACACTCTGGTAGCAGGGCGGTGTGGTGAGCGAGCCATTGTAACGGAAGTACTGCGCCAGCAGTGGGGGGAACAACTCTCTCAGGTTGAAGGGAGGCACTGAGGTCTTCTGATCTGGGCAAGAACAGACTAGGACTCATCTCCCTCTCACTGCACCCTCGCTTACCTAGACAGGGCTCCTAGAAGCGAACACCCTACCTACCTCCGGCCCCAACTCACTGCCTCGTTCCAGGCCTCTCAGGCCTTTTTGAGAAATTTCCCTGAAGCCTAATTAATGTTACTTTGTCTTAAGATAGCTTTTTAGGGCTCACCTTTATGCCTGATTTCATGCAAGTGACTCAGAATGTGTTCATAAGCTGGATTCTTAGTCTCACCCACCTGTATGGGGAGGAAAGGGTGAGAGAGTTCGGGATGAGTCCATGTTTGGAGTAAGACACTTGTGTATAGGATAAATAGTCAGAATGGGTTGCTGACTTGTCTTGGGAGGGCGACCAGCAGCACACATGGGCAAAATAGGACTGAGGGATGCAGAGGAAGTGGAGAGAGACCAAGGAGGGATTGGGGGCCACTGACCTCAATGAGGATGCCCAAGACAGCCAGGCCCTGAGGCCTCTGAGCAGCCTCACTTAAGCTTTCGTAGGAATCAGAATCATAATGTACGATGTGgagctgagggaggggagagggaattgAATCATTTAATGTTtctccaccaccccctcccaAAAGCTTTTATCctagccaccaccaccacctctagCACGCCCTAAATCTGTCCCACAAAGCTTGCCCTTTTCCCCCAAGTATGACTTTCCCCAGTTTCCAGATCCTTCCTTGCCCCTGGCACCGACAGTGCCTACCACTGTGTCCTAATCCAGGCTTTGCTCCCTGGTACCTCTGCAGCTGTGGCTTCGCCATTGATCTGGTGCTCTGACCCCCCCAGGGATCCTTTCTGACCCCAGTGCAGGTGGAGCTGGGCAGCTACGTATTTTCGGGGAAGTCCTTCCAGATACAGGGTTGGGGGCAGAGAGAGTTGCactgtgagggagagagagcgagTTAGGGTTGGTGGACGAATGTGGATACGTTCCCACCCCTGGGTTGCCACCACTTTGGGGAGATTTGGCCAGCCTTTTCCGTCTCCCTGCACATCACCCACTTCTTCCCATAGgccactgcttttcttttttctttttggccgcgccctgcgtgcggcatgtgggatcttagttccccgaccagggatcaaacccgtgcccccttgcAGTGGGAGCTTGgcgttttaaccactggaccactggctggaagtcctagccactgctTTTCTCGTAAAGATCTAGTCAATGCTATGATGCTAACCCACCCATAAAGCTTGATCTTACACATTCAGTTCCCACCTTTGGCTACAGGAGCCTGATCCCCATTCTCATGTCTCCAAATTTACAGATGAAACCTTCTGAGAATTTAGAAGTTAGGAGAATGCTTCTTCACTTCTGACTCCTAAGATTGGAACTGGAGCTTATATCTCCTTGGAGGCCTGGTCTTTTTACCTGTGTGGCCATTATTGTGCAGGTCCAAAGGCTCGGTGCCAGGCTCTTCATATCCATGGGGCTGCAGAGGTAGCAACTCAGGGTCAAAAGTCACACTGCCTGTCTGAATGTTGATGGGGGACTGGGCGTTGCTTCCACACTCAGGGTAAGAGGCTGGCCAGTGGTCTTGACCATGTGGACCTGGTGGGGGTTACCACAGACATCTGTCCTGTCCTCCAGCCCCTAACCACCCTTCAGCAACCCTTCACCCAGCTTTACCCGTGTGGAGGCAGAAATGCACTTCTCTCCACCCCAGATGAAGCCCCCAGGTGTGCGGGGCTGGGTGAGCAAGGAGCCCCTCCTGGACTTGCTGCTGCAGTCCCTTCACCTACGCAGAGGCAGTGATGATTCCCCAGCTCTCCTGATGAACGGGGAGCAGTTGCTTTTACTTACTTGTCTTCTTGTTGGAAGACAAGAAA
The sequence above is drawn from the Tursiops truncatus isolate mTurTru1 chromosome 1, mTurTru1.mat.Y, whole genome shotgun sequence genome and encodes:
- the CA14 gene encoding carbonic anhydrase 14, whose translation is MLFFMLLLEVIWTLAANGGQHWTYDGPHGQDHWPASYPECGSNAQSPINIQTGSVTFDPELLPLQPHGYEEPGTEPLDLHNNGHTVQLSLPPTLYLEGLPRKYVAAQLHLHWGQKGSLGGSEHQINGEATAAELHIVHYDSDSYESLSEAAQRPQGLAVLGILIEVGETKNPAYEHILSHLHEIRHKDQKTSVPPFNLRELFPPLLAQYFRYNGSLTTPPCYQSVLWTVFSRRAQISIGQLEKLQETLFSTEEEPSKLLVQNYRAPQPLNQRTVFASFIQVGSLYTTGEMLSLGVGILVGCLCLLLAVYFIARKIRKKRLGNRKSVVFTSARATEA